A genomic window from Bubalus bubalis isolate 160015118507 breed Murrah chromosome 13, NDDB_SH_1, whole genome shotgun sequence includes:
- the RNF6 gene encoding E3 ubiquitin-protein ligase RNF6 isoform X2, with amino-acid sequence MNRSRSQSDDGGEETSSQDQHHQENERRWQQERLHREEAYYQFINNLNDEDYRLMRDHNLLGTPGEITSEELQQRLDGVKEQIASQPDLRNGTNARDAGIPQEGSNEDSLLEWLNTFLRTGNATRSGQNGNQTWRAVSRTNPHSGEFRFSLEIHINHENRGFEMDGEDSVGMPFSDVSQDQAADGPQRPSSPVARRTRSQAAGNLSRGARIPRTRLGSSGQSSVEGSLSPLGRLRNGIGGTSGSPGPGAPLTHLGTPSGGSELRQREGQRFGAAHVWENGARTNVTVRNTNQRLEPIRLRSTFRSRSRSPIQAPSGTVYHNSQRESRPYQQSTRRSVRRRGVTRVFLEQDPEGRGAASSLFSNSRLVSRITVEEEEEEPSRLPAPVRRHPTITLDLQVRRIRPGESSDRDSIANRTRSRVGLAENRISLERNSGGFHRSISRQERSGMRTYVSTITVPLRRVSEHELAEPSSTALRSILRQIMTGFGELSSLMEAESESEAQSDGSHGPVLRSDAGPLGGATGPPTGGAPRGRLARVELTPLHTLASDPVMGRPARNSGNLVETGTLPILRLAHFFLLNEGDDDDPTRGLTKEQIDNLSTRNYEHSGADGEPSKACSVCISDYVAGNKLRQLPCMHEFHIHCIDRWLSENCTCPVCRQPVLGSGLANSG; translated from the exons ATGAATCGATCTAGATCTCAATCAGATGATGGTGGTGAAGAAACCTCATCCCAAGACCAGCATcaccaagaaaatgagagaaggtGGCAGCAAGAGCGTCTCCACAGAGAAGAAGCCTATTACCAGTTTATAAACAACCTCAATGATGAAGATTACCGGCTGATGAGAGACCATAATCTTTTAGGCACTCCTG gaGAAATAACATCAGAAGAATTACAACAGCGGTTAGATGGTGTCAAGGAACAAATAGCATCTCAGCCTGACTTGAGAAATGGGACAAACGCCAGAG ACGCAGGAATCCCTCAAGAGGGTTCGAATGAAGATTCTCTGCTGGAATGGCTGAACACCTTTCTTCGCACAGGAAATGCAACTCGAAGTGGGCAGAATGGGAACCAGACCTGGAGAGCTGTGAGTCGAACCAACCCGCACAGTGGAGAGTTTCGGTTTAGTCTGGAAATCCACATCAACCACGAGAACAGAGGATTTGAAATGGATGGCGAAGACTCTGTGGGTATGCCCTTCTCAGATGTCAGTCAAGATCAGGCTGCAGATGGGCCCCAGAGACCAAGCAGTCCTGTGGCCAGGCGAACCAGAAGCCAGGCTGCAGGGAATCTCAGCCGTGGTGCTCGCATTCCCAGGACACGCCTTGGCTCCAGCGGACAGAGCTCAGTTGAAGGCTCTCTGTCTCCATTGGGAAGACTAAGAAATGGAATTGGGGGTACATCTGGCAGTCCTGGACCTGGTGCCCCCCTCACTCATCTCGGCACCCCATCAGGTGGGAGTGAActcaggcagagggaagggcagCGGTTTGGAGCAGCCCATGTCTGGGAAAATGGGGCCAGAACCAATGTCACAGTGAGGAATACAAACCAAAGACTAGAGCCCATAAGACTACGGTCTACTTTCAGGAGTCGGAGCCGGTCGCCGATTCAGGCGCCGAGTGGCACAGTTTACCATAATTCACAAAGAGAGAGCCGGCCTTACCAGCAGAGCACCAGGCGGTCTGTCAGGAGGAGAGGGGTAACCCGGGTCTTCCTGGAGCAGGACCCAGAAGGCAGAGGGGCTGCGTCCTCGCTTTTCTCCAACTCCAGGCTCGTGTCCAGAATCAcggtggaagaggaggaggaggagcccagcaggctgcctgCGCCTGTGCGGCGACACCCGACCATCACCCTGGACCTGCAGGTGAGGAGAATTCGTCCTGGAGAGAGCAGCGACCGCGACAGCATCGCCAACAGGACTCGGTCTCGGGTGGGGCTGGCGGAGAACCGGATCTCCTTGGAGAGAAACAGCGGGGGCTTCCACCGCAGCATCTCACGCCAGGAGCGCTCGGGGATGCGCACCTACGTGAGCACCATCACAGTGCCGCTACGCAGGGTGTCTGAGCACGAGCTCGCCGAGCCATCTTCCACGGCGCTGCGATCAATCCTAAGGCAGATCATGACTGGCTTTGGTGAGCTGAGTTCTCTCATGGAGGCCGAGTCAGAGTCAGAGGCGCAGAGCGATGGCTCGCACGGGCCGGTGCTGCGCTCAGACGCGGGTCCCCTGGGTGGGGCTACCGGCCCTCCCACGGGAGGAGCCCCCAGGGGCCGGCTGGCCCGCGTGGAGCTCACCCCGCTTCATACCCTAGCCAGCGACCCCGTGATGGGCCGGCCTGCACGGAATTCAGGTAACTTAGTGGAGACGGGAACACTACCCATTCTTCGCCTCGCTCACTTCTTCCTGCTTAACGAGGGGGACGATGACGACCCCACGCGTGGTTTAACCAAAGAGCAGATCGACAATCTCTCCACCCGAAACTACGAGCACAGCGGTGCGGACGGCGAGCCGAGCAAGGCCTGCAGTGTGTGCATCAGTGACTATGTGGCCGGAAACAAGCTCAGGCAGTTACCCTGCATGCACGAGTTCCACATCCACTGCATCGACCGGTGGCTCTCAGAGAACTGCACCTGCCCCGTCTGCCGGCAACCTGTCTTAGGGTCTGGCCTAGCCAACAGCGGGTGA
- the RNF6 gene encoding E3 ubiquitin-protein ligase RNF6 isoform X1, with protein MNSGHLYSGKFPQKARSLSMNRSRSQSDDGGEETSSQDQHHQENERRWQQERLHREEAYYQFINNLNDEDYRLMRDHNLLGTPGEITSEELQQRLDGVKEQIASQPDLRNGTNARDAGIPQEGSNEDSLLEWLNTFLRTGNATRSGQNGNQTWRAVSRTNPHSGEFRFSLEIHINHENRGFEMDGEDSVGMPFSDVSQDQAADGPQRPSSPVARRTRSQAAGNLSRGARIPRTRLGSSGQSSVEGSLSPLGRLRNGIGGTSGSPGPGAPLTHLGTPSGGSELRQREGQRFGAAHVWENGARTNVTVRNTNQRLEPIRLRSTFRSRSRSPIQAPSGTVYHNSQRESRPYQQSTRRSVRRRGVTRVFLEQDPEGRGAASSLFSNSRLVSRITVEEEEEEPSRLPAPVRRHPTITLDLQVRRIRPGESSDRDSIANRTRSRVGLAENRISLERNSGGFHRSISRQERSGMRTYVSTITVPLRRVSEHELAEPSSTALRSILRQIMTGFGELSSLMEAESESEAQSDGSHGPVLRSDAGPLGGATGPPTGGAPRGRLARVELTPLHTLASDPVMGRPARNSGNLVETGTLPILRLAHFFLLNEGDDDDPTRGLTKEQIDNLSTRNYEHSGADGEPSKACSVCISDYVAGNKLRQLPCMHEFHIHCIDRWLSENCTCPVCRQPVLGSGLANSG; from the exons ATGAACTCTGGACATCTGTATTCTGGAAAATTTCCTCAA AAAGCCAGGAGTCTCAGCATGAATCGATCTAGATCTCAATCAGATGATGGTGGTGAAGAAACCTCATCCCAAGACCAGCATcaccaagaaaatgagagaaggtGGCAGCAAGAGCGTCTCCACAGAGAAGAAGCCTATTACCAGTTTATAAACAACCTCAATGATGAAGATTACCGGCTGATGAGAGACCATAATCTTTTAGGCACTCCTG gaGAAATAACATCAGAAGAATTACAACAGCGGTTAGATGGTGTCAAGGAACAAATAGCATCTCAGCCTGACTTGAGAAATGGGACAAACGCCAGAG ACGCAGGAATCCCTCAAGAGGGTTCGAATGAAGATTCTCTGCTGGAATGGCTGAACACCTTTCTTCGCACAGGAAATGCAACTCGAAGTGGGCAGAATGGGAACCAGACCTGGAGAGCTGTGAGTCGAACCAACCCGCACAGTGGAGAGTTTCGGTTTAGTCTGGAAATCCACATCAACCACGAGAACAGAGGATTTGAAATGGATGGCGAAGACTCTGTGGGTATGCCCTTCTCAGATGTCAGTCAAGATCAGGCTGCAGATGGGCCCCAGAGACCAAGCAGTCCTGTGGCCAGGCGAACCAGAAGCCAGGCTGCAGGGAATCTCAGCCGTGGTGCTCGCATTCCCAGGACACGCCTTGGCTCCAGCGGACAGAGCTCAGTTGAAGGCTCTCTGTCTCCATTGGGAAGACTAAGAAATGGAATTGGGGGTACATCTGGCAGTCCTGGACCTGGTGCCCCCCTCACTCATCTCGGCACCCCATCAGGTGGGAGTGAActcaggcagagggaagggcagCGGTTTGGAGCAGCCCATGTCTGGGAAAATGGGGCCAGAACCAATGTCACAGTGAGGAATACAAACCAAAGACTAGAGCCCATAAGACTACGGTCTACTTTCAGGAGTCGGAGCCGGTCGCCGATTCAGGCGCCGAGTGGCACAGTTTACCATAATTCACAAAGAGAGAGCCGGCCTTACCAGCAGAGCACCAGGCGGTCTGTCAGGAGGAGAGGGGTAACCCGGGTCTTCCTGGAGCAGGACCCAGAAGGCAGAGGGGCTGCGTCCTCGCTTTTCTCCAACTCCAGGCTCGTGTCCAGAATCAcggtggaagaggaggaggaggagcccagcaggctgcctgCGCCTGTGCGGCGACACCCGACCATCACCCTGGACCTGCAGGTGAGGAGAATTCGTCCTGGAGAGAGCAGCGACCGCGACAGCATCGCCAACAGGACTCGGTCTCGGGTGGGGCTGGCGGAGAACCGGATCTCCTTGGAGAGAAACAGCGGGGGCTTCCACCGCAGCATCTCACGCCAGGAGCGCTCGGGGATGCGCACCTACGTGAGCACCATCACAGTGCCGCTACGCAGGGTGTCTGAGCACGAGCTCGCCGAGCCATCTTCCACGGCGCTGCGATCAATCCTAAGGCAGATCATGACTGGCTTTGGTGAGCTGAGTTCTCTCATGGAGGCCGAGTCAGAGTCAGAGGCGCAGAGCGATGGCTCGCACGGGCCGGTGCTGCGCTCAGACGCGGGTCCCCTGGGTGGGGCTACCGGCCCTCCCACGGGAGGAGCCCCCAGGGGCCGGCTGGCCCGCGTGGAGCTCACCCCGCTTCATACCCTAGCCAGCGACCCCGTGATGGGCCGGCCTGCACGGAATTCAGGTAACTTAGTGGAGACGGGAACACTACCCATTCTTCGCCTCGCTCACTTCTTCCTGCTTAACGAGGGGGACGATGACGACCCCACGCGTGGTTTAACCAAAGAGCAGATCGACAATCTCTCCACCCGAAACTACGAGCACAGCGGTGCGGACGGCGAGCCGAGCAAGGCCTGCAGTGTGTGCATCAGTGACTATGTGGCCGGAAACAAGCTCAGGCAGTTACCCTGCATGCACGAGTTCCACATCCACTGCATCGACCGGTGGCTCTCAGAGAACTGCACCTGCCCCGTCTGCCGGCAACCTGTCTTAGGGTCTGGCCTAGCCAACAGCGGGTGA